A DNA window from Brassica napus cultivar Da-Ae chromosome C1, Da-Ae, whole genome shotgun sequence contains the following coding sequences:
- the BNAC01G13610D gene encoding uncharacterized protein At4g22160, whose amino-acid sequence MDESVSLRRRLSSVESSSEYNMTKDGSDDGPLSSDSGTESNRSSDLTASTGLSTIIKVLSDSLLRTELAEMEMMKAREAARWEAEKRRMEMEVELTRMVLQTHLQVTTSLLVEEQEICTSQRKRKRSEVIEDESSTTREKSLALLRLLQLNLIFSNSLT is encoded by the exons ATGGATGAGTCGGTGAGCCTCCGCCGGAGACTAAGCTCGGTCGAATCATCGTCAGAGTATAACATGACCAAAGATGGTTCCGATGATGGCCCTCTAAGCTCCGACTCCGGGACCGAGTCTAACCGAAGCTCTGACTTAACAGCCTCAACGGGACTGTCAACGATCATAAAGGTCTTATCTGATTCTCTACTGAGAACGGAACTGGCggagatggagatgatgaaggcTCGCGAGGCAGCGAGGTGGGAAGCTGAGAAGAGAAGGATGGAAATGGAAGTTGAGTTGACTCGAATGGTGCTTCAGACTCATTTGCAGGTGACAACGTCGTTACTTGTCGAAGAACAGGAGATTTGTACGTCACaaaggaaaaggaagagatCAGAAGTTATAGAAGACGAGTCATCCACCACAAG GGAAAAGAGTTTAGCTTTATTGCGCTTACTCCAACTTAACCTAATCTTCTCGAACTCATTGACCTGA
- the LOC111202202 gene encoding B3 domain-containing protein At4g34400 — protein MRPLGRPTKNRAAIMVPALVLAGSSSTVCQQRVEPSKIAGLRKVKEDTVISLSSDSSASDDDESDVSFTLNHKKKGSLVEDEEAMVTNTSCSVKRRKLVPKIKNPEKYLENPENIYFESELKNRPYELLIDAKVVKTHCLKFKECIHYIDSVGKVQSETMKTKDRVCIRYWNRICDRNKLKKDDRVLCELLREGNTVYAINVHVVRAKDL, from the exons ATGCGACCCCTCGGTCGTCCCACAAAGAACAGAGCTGCCATAATGGTTCCGGCTTTGGTACTGGCCGGCTCTAGCAGCACCGTTTGCCAACAACGAGTAGAACCATCTAAGATCGCTGGACTAAGAAAg GTGAAAGAGGACACTGTTATTTCTTTGAGCAGCGATTCTTCTGCATCTGATGATGACGAAAGTGACGTTTCTTTCACTTTGAATCATAAGAAGAAAG GAAGCCTAGTAGAAGATGAGGAGGCAATGGTCACTAACACCAGTTGTTCTGTGAAAAGAAGGAAAT TAGTTCCCAAGATAAAAAATCCAGAGAAATACCTGGAAAAtccagagaatatatattttgagaGTGAACTAAAGAATAGACCATATGAGCTG TTGATTGATGCAAAAGTGGTGAAAACCCATTGCTTAAAGTTTAAGGAATGCATTCACTACATTGACAGTGTTGGAAAAGTACAATCAGAGACGATGAAAACAAAAGATCGTGTTTGTATCCGATATTGGAACCGCATATGCGACAGGAACAAGCTGAAGAAAGATGACCGTGTTTTATGTGAACTCTTGCGTGAGGGCAATACGGTTTATGCAATCAACGTCCATGTAGTCCGTGCTAAAGATTTGTAG